In one Juglans regia cultivar Chandler chromosome 11, Walnut 2.0, whole genome shotgun sequence genomic region, the following are encoded:
- the LOC109013702 gene encoding AP-4 complex subunit mu isoform X1 — protein sequence MISQFFVLSQRGDNIVFRDYRGEVQKGSAEIFFRKVKFWKEDGQEEAPPVFNLDGVNYFHVKVVGLFFVATTRVNVSPSLVLELLQRIARVIKDYLGILNEDSLRKNFVLVYELLDEVIDFGYVQTTSTEMLKSYVFNEPIVIDAARLQSLGPASIFMQGGKRMPGTAVTKSVVATEPGGRTREEIFVDIIEKISITFSSSGYILTSEIDGTIQMKSYLTGNPEIRVALNDDLGIGKDGRPTYDYRSSSGSGAVILDDCNFHESVHLDSFDTDKTLSLVPPDGEFTVMNYRMTQEFTPPFRINTLIEEAGALKAEVIIKVRAEFSSSITANTIMVLMPLPKYTSRASFELEPGAVGQTMDFKEANKRLEWGLKKIVGGSEHTLRAKLTFSQESHGNITKESGPVSMTFTIPMYNASRLQVKYLQIAKKSGTYNPYRWVRYVTQANSYVARI from the exons ATGATCTCGCAGTTCTTCGTCCTCTCGCAGCGTGGCGACAACATTGTCTTCCGCGACT ATCGCGGTGAAGTACAAAAGGGAAGTGCGGAGATATTTTTTCGGAAAGTAAAGTTTTGGAAAGAGGATGGGCAAGAGGAGGCACCGCCTGTCTTT AATCTGGATGGTGTAAACTACTTTCATGTGAAGGTCGTTGGATTGTTTTTTGTTGCAACTACAAGAGTTAACGTGTCACCTTCTCTTGTCTTGGAGCTTTTGCAAAGGATTGCTCGTGTCATTAAAGACTACCTTGGAATTCTTAATGAAGATTCATTGCGGAAAAACTTTGTGCTTGTGTATGAGTTGCTTGATGAAGTAATT GACTTTGGTTATGTACAAACAACATCCACTGAAATGTTGAAGTCTTATGTATTTAACGAGCCAATTGTGATTGATGCTGCACGTTTACAATCTCTTGGCCCTGCGTCCATTTTTATG CAAGGGGGCAAACGAATGCCAGGAACAGCTGTGACAAAATCTGTTGTAGCAACTGAGCCAGGGGGTAGGACGAGGGAGGAAATCTTTGTCGATATAATTGAGAAAATCAGCATCACCTTTAGCTCGAGT GGTTATATACTGACTTCTGAGATAGATGGGACCATTCAAATGAAGAGCTATCTCACTGGAAATCCAGAAATCCGCGTAGCTCTCAATGATGACCTGGGCATTGGAAAAGATGGGAGACCAACATATG ATTACCGGAGTTCGTCTGGGTCTGGAGCAGTGATATTGGATGATTGTAATTTCCATGAATCGGTACATCTAGATAGTTTCGACACAGATAAAACTTTGAGCCTG GTACCACCAGATGGTGAATTTACTGTGATGAACTACCGCATGACTCAGGAGTTCACGCCTCCTTTTCGTATTAACACTTTGATTGAAGAAGCAGGAGCCCTCAAG gcTGAAGTGATTATTAAAGTACGTGCTGAGTTCTCCTCAAGCATCACTGCAAACACGATAATGGTTCTGATGCCACTACCAAAATATACTTCCAG GGCTAGTTTTGAGTTGGAACCTGGAGCAGTTGGACAAACAATGGATTTCAAGGAAGCAAATAAGAGACTTGAATGGGGTTTAAAGAAG ATTGTTGGTGGATCTGAACATACTCTGCGTGCAAAGCTAACATTTTCTCAGGAATCACATG GAAATATCACGAAAGAATCCGGTCCCGTTAGCATGACTTTCACAATACCAATGTACAATGCTTCAAGGCTTCAG GTGAAATACTTACAGATAGCAAAGAAATCTGGAACTTACAATCCATATAGGTGGGTGAGATATGTTACTCAGGCCAATTCCTATGTTGCCCGTATATGA
- the LOC109013702 gene encoding AP-4 complex subunit mu isoform X2, with product MISQFFVLSQRGDNIVFRDYRGEVQKGSAEIFFRKVKFWKEDGQEEAPPVFLLQRIARVIKDYLGILNEDSLRKNFVLVYELLDEVIDFGYVQTTSTEMLKSYVFNEPIVIDAARLQSLGPASIFMQGGKRMPGTAVTKSVVATEPGGRTREEIFVDIIEKISITFSSSGYILTSEIDGTIQMKSYLTGNPEIRVALNDDLGIGKDGRPTYDYRSSSGSGAVILDDCNFHESVHLDSFDTDKTLSLVPPDGEFTVMNYRMTQEFTPPFRINTLIEEAGALKAEVIIKVRAEFSSSITANTIMVLMPLPKYTSRASFELEPGAVGQTMDFKEANKRLEWGLKKIVGGSEHTLRAKLTFSQESHGNITKESGPVSMTFTIPMYNASRLQVKYLQIAKKSGTYNPYRWVRYVTQANSYVARI from the exons ATGATCTCGCAGTTCTTCGTCCTCTCGCAGCGTGGCGACAACATTGTCTTCCGCGACT ATCGCGGTGAAGTACAAAAGGGAAGTGCGGAGATATTTTTTCGGAAAGTAAAGTTTTGGAAAGAGGATGGGCAAGAGGAGGCACCGCCTGTCTTT CTTTTGCAAAGGATTGCTCGTGTCATTAAAGACTACCTTGGAATTCTTAATGAAGATTCATTGCGGAAAAACTTTGTGCTTGTGTATGAGTTGCTTGATGAAGTAATT GACTTTGGTTATGTACAAACAACATCCACTGAAATGTTGAAGTCTTATGTATTTAACGAGCCAATTGTGATTGATGCTGCACGTTTACAATCTCTTGGCCCTGCGTCCATTTTTATG CAAGGGGGCAAACGAATGCCAGGAACAGCTGTGACAAAATCTGTTGTAGCAACTGAGCCAGGGGGTAGGACGAGGGAGGAAATCTTTGTCGATATAATTGAGAAAATCAGCATCACCTTTAGCTCGAGT GGTTATATACTGACTTCTGAGATAGATGGGACCATTCAAATGAAGAGCTATCTCACTGGAAATCCAGAAATCCGCGTAGCTCTCAATGATGACCTGGGCATTGGAAAAGATGGGAGACCAACATATG ATTACCGGAGTTCGTCTGGGTCTGGAGCAGTGATATTGGATGATTGTAATTTCCATGAATCGGTACATCTAGATAGTTTCGACACAGATAAAACTTTGAGCCTG GTACCACCAGATGGTGAATTTACTGTGATGAACTACCGCATGACTCAGGAGTTCACGCCTCCTTTTCGTATTAACACTTTGATTGAAGAAGCAGGAGCCCTCAAG gcTGAAGTGATTATTAAAGTACGTGCTGAGTTCTCCTCAAGCATCACTGCAAACACGATAATGGTTCTGATGCCACTACCAAAATATACTTCCAG GGCTAGTTTTGAGTTGGAACCTGGAGCAGTTGGACAAACAATGGATTTCAAGGAAGCAAATAAGAGACTTGAATGGGGTTTAAAGAAG ATTGTTGGTGGATCTGAACATACTCTGCGTGCAAAGCTAACATTTTCTCAGGAATCACATG GAAATATCACGAAAGAATCCGGTCCCGTTAGCATGACTTTCACAATACCAATGTACAATGCTTCAAGGCTTCAG GTGAAATACTTACAGATAGCAAAGAAATCTGGAACTTACAATCCATATAGGTGGGTGAGATATGTTACTCAGGCCAATTCCTATGTTGCCCGTATATGA
- the LOC109013703 gene encoding protein PELPK1-like, giving the protein MSCLKNMCILIFVMLLISGNEVMAARLLVDTVLPEVPELPKPEALPLPKVPNLPKPELPLPKVELPPLPHLPSVPKPEFPSVPHVAKPELPTLPKPELPKLPELPTLPHLPDLPKPTLPTIPSFPKDIPHSTTTP; this is encoded by the coding sequence ATGAGCTGTCTCAAGAACATGTGCATTCTGATCTTTGTAATGCTGCTAATAAGCGGCAATGAGGTTATGGCCGCACGCCTTCTTGTAGACACAGTGCTGCCGGAGGTTCCTGAGCTTCCGAAGCCAGAAGCACTGCCTCTTCCTAAAGTCCCAAACTTGCCTAAACCTGAACTGCCACTACCTAAGGTCGaacttcctcctcttcctcaccTCCCAAGTGTACCAAAGCCAGAGTTTCCAAGTGTGCCCCACGTGGCAAAGCCCGAATTGCCTACTTTGCCAAAGCCGGAGCTGCCAAAACTGCCCGAATTGCCAACTCTGCCCCATCTCCCAGATCTGCCAAAGCCGACATTGCCTACCATCCCAAGCTTCCCAAAGGACATACCCCACTCAACTACTACACCTTAA